From the Sphingomonas phyllosphaerae 5.2 genome, one window contains:
- a CDS encoding MOSC domain-containing protein, translated as MTGTLLGIARHARSRAPMQLVDRVEVSVDGGIHGDFRGAMRGKPYKRQVTLMERGDWVAAMAEVGHTIGWQERRANLLVDGFDLPQAPGVRLRIGGDVVLEVTRECDPCDRMEALAAGLRAALTPDWRGGACAMVVEGGWIAAGDEIRIEES; from the coding sequence CACCTTGCTGGGCATCGCGCGCCACGCGCGCTCGCGCGCGCCGATGCAGTTGGTGGACCGTGTCGAGGTCAGCGTGGATGGCGGCATCCATGGTGACTTCCGCGGCGCGATGCGTGGCAAGCCCTACAAGCGGCAAGTGACGCTGATGGAGCGCGGCGACTGGGTGGCGGCAATGGCCGAGGTCGGCCACACGATCGGCTGGCAGGAGCGCCGTGCGAACCTGCTGGTCGACGGCTTCGACCTGCCGCAAGCGCCGGGCGTGCGGCTGCGGATCGGCGGCGACGTGGTGCTGGAAGTCACGCGTGAATGCGACCCGTGCGACCGCATGGAGGCGCTGGCCGCCGGTTTGCGCGCGGCGCTGACGCCTGACTGGCGCGGCGGTGCGTGCGCGATGGTGGTGGAGGGCGGCTGGATCGCCGCCGGTGATGAAATCAGGATCGAGGAATCATGA